The genomic segment CGGCATTGATCACATTCAGCGTGTGTTCGGTGCAATTTTGCTTCTGGTTGTTAAATGGGTTGGCTACCACTGAATAACGCGGATTATGGACCTTGGCAGGCACTCCCTGCGCAATTGCATCCAGTAACTTTTGTTGCAATGCCCGCGTGGGTATCGCAATGGCCGCTTTGAGGTCATGCACTGACCAGAAAAAGTCCGTCGGGTAATCCACTATCAGCTGGCTGGTGCCGGGGTCGTCGCTCAGTTGATATAAATTGTGAATAGCATAACCCTGCTTTTTCTCGCCATCTGTGGTCGTGAGTTCGGAGTAGACCGCCAGTGCAACATGGGTAAATTCTATGCCCTCAGGTAAGTCATTCTCGGGACGACCGACCCGGCCGATAACAAATACATGCGCGCCTTGTTGTGCGCTGTAGCGCTCAACCTGTTTGGCAAACTGAGCAATCTGGTTAGCTTCAAAGCGGGCTTCACCACTGTTTTGGCTGCCTGCAATCGTATGTGTGCTGGCACATATTGCTGCGGCCACGCACAATCCTTGTATCCAATTCATCATTACAGCTCCTCGTTAAGGGCTTGTGAAGGTGCAGGTCCTGCGATTAATACATCGTCACAAATGGGCAAAGGTTTTGGGTTGGCGGCATCAGATAAGCCTGCTGCGGCCTGGGTACTGGCAATACCTACTGAAATGGCACTGAATCCGATTATTGCGACGGGGATGGCAACAGCAACCATAGACACCGTTGCACCTTCAACGGCGCTTTCACCAACGCTAAGTGCACTGTACTTACTGGCCTGGCTACTATGATGGCTGGCCTGTGATGCATGGCTGTCATTGGCTGCTGCCTGCGTACAAACCATACTTAATAGTGCTGTGCATAAAACTGAACGAAGTAAGTGAGTCATATCTTTCCCTCCTGGTAAGCAAACCATGTGGTTTGCGTTGACTTGCTTTCCAATTTACCGGAGGGATTGAATTTGTATACTCAAAATTAATATGTATAGTAATTAGAGACTATAAGTATAGGAATTTAATACTTTGAGCCAGATCCCATTAATCACTTCAACGCTTAAACAGCTATTGAAGCAACACAAACTGACCTATAAAGAGGTTGCCAATGCACTGGATATGAGCGAGGCCAATGTGAAGCGGGTCTTTGCCAGCGAGCAGTTTAGCTTGCAGCGACTTGAGCAGATCTGTGATCTGATGCAATTGTCTTTGGCTGATTTGTTTGCGCTTGGAGAGCAAAAGCAATCACTTATCAGCCAGCTCACGCAGGCGCAGGAGCAGGAGTTGATGGAGAATCCAAAGCTCTTTTTAGTGGCTGTGTGCGTGCGTGATGGCTGGCAGTTTGAAGACATCATTTCGCAGTATCTGATAGATGAACTGGAGTGTATCCGCTTGCTGGCGCGTTTAGACAGTCTGAACATGATCCAGCTGCTGCCTAATAATCGTTATAAATCGCTGGTTGCTCAAGACTTTCGTTGGATCTCCGGCGGCCCGCTTGAGCGGTTTATCGAACAACAGGTGTTGACCAAGTTTTTACAGGGAGATTTTAACCGTGAGGATAGCTTTCGGTTTTATTTACGCGGAAGCTACAGTGATGCCACCATCAGTGTGGTACGGCGTCGTCTTGAGCAGCTCACCAAAGAAGTTGCTCAGCTTAACCAACAGGATGCACGGTTACCTCTGGACAAGCGTCAGAGTGTGGGGCTATTCATGGCGATGCGCCCCTGGCAACTGGGGTTGTTTAATGATCTCAGGCGGGATGATTAAAAACATATCTCATTAAGCTATGTCGACGAAAGGTTTCTTTGTTGTATTTAAATAGGTACGATGTCGGGTTTTTA from the Pseudoalteromonas sp. R3 genome contains:
- a CDS encoding DUF2145 domain-containing protein, with the protein product MMNWIQGLCVAAAICASTHTIAGSQNSGEARFEANQIAQFAKQVERYSAQQGAHVFVIGRVGRPENDLPEGIEFTHVALAVYSELTTTDGEKKQGYAIHNLYQLSDDPGTSQLIVDYPTDFFWSVHDLKAAIAIPTRALQQKLLDAIAQGVPAKVHNPRYSVVANPFNNQKQNCTEHTLNVINAALYNTTDMAQLKVNTRAYFEPQTLNVSRFKLALGSFFNDGIDSSDHQGKVKTTTFTSIARYLKNNQLLAHSTVLTPDGPVELKYPL
- a CDS encoding helix-turn-helix transcriptional regulator; the encoded protein is MSQIPLITSTLKQLLKQHKLTYKEVANALDMSEANVKRVFASEQFSLQRLEQICDLMQLSLADLFALGEQKQSLISQLTQAQEQELMENPKLFLVAVCVRDGWQFEDIISQYLIDELECIRLLARLDSLNMIQLLPNNRYKSLVAQDFRWISGGPLERFIEQQVLTKFLQGDFNREDSFRFYLRGSYSDATISVVRRRLEQLTKEVAQLNQQDARLPLDKRQSVGLFMAMRPWQLGLFNDLRRDD